A window of Nitrosopumilaceae archaeon genomic DNA:
ATCCAAGTTTTCGATTCAGCTGGCAACATTCGCTTCCAGTTCGGAACACTTGGTACTGACATTGGGCAATTTACCAGTCCACAAAGTATAGCTGTAGACAGCTCTAACAGAATTATTGTTGCCGACACAAACAATAACCGCATCCAAGTTTTCAGCTCAGCTGGTAACCCTCTCTTCCAGTTTGGAACGTCTGGTACTGGCATTGGGCAATTTAATCATCCAGACGGCATAGCAGTAGACAGCTCTAATGAAATTATTGTTGCTGACACAAACAATAACCGCATCCAGGTTTTTGATTCAGCTGGCAATGTTCGTTTCCAGTTTGGAACAGCTGGTACTGGTGCTGGACAATTTACCAATCCACAAAGTGTAACAGTAGACAGCTCTAATGAAATTATTGTTGCTGATACAAACAACAACCGCGTCCAAGTCTTCAGCTCAGCTGGTAACTTTCTATTCAACTTTGGAACAGCTGGTACTGGAGATGGGCAATTTTCCAGTCCACAAAGTGTAGTAGACAGCTCTAATGAAATTATTGTTGCTGATACAAACAATAACCGCATCCAAGTTTTTTCAAGTCAAACACCTACTCTTACGGTAAATCCAACCTCTGGTCCTCCTGGAATGCAAGTTACACTTAATGGCGATGGTTACGATCCTGGTGTACAAGTTGAGATTGATTTAATCGAGCCTAATGTACTGGTTCTTGCTGATACAACTACAGATAATTTAGGACACCTTACAGCTACGGTTGTAATTCCAGCTAATGTGATTGCACCATTTTCAGCATCAATTAGTGCACATGAAATTGCAAATCCAAGTATGACTGCAAGCATTCCGTTTAATATTATATTACCAACCATACCTCCATCTGTTTCTATTACCATATTTCCAGCTCCTGCAGTGGTAGGTACACCAGAGACTCTAATTGCAAGCATAAATGATCCTGGGTGCCCGACATGTACAACATTTTCATATGCATGGACTCTGGTTTCTAGACCCGCAGGCTCTTCATCTGCTCTGTCAGATCCTAGTGTTTCAAGTCCATCGTTTACACCAGATCTGCCTGGCGCGTATCTAGCCAGTTTGACTGTTACAGACCAGCTTGGTGATGTCTCAGCACAAACATTTCTGACAATTTCAGCTTCATCATGTGGTACATGTGTACCAACTGTCTCACCTACCGCATCACCAAACCCAGATACAGTAGGAACTGTAGTAAATCTTGATGCAAATCCTGGTGACACTGGGTGTCCAGCTTGCATTCAATTCTTTACATATCAATGGACTCTGACAAGCCCTCCAGGCTCGTCATCTGTACTTTCAAATCCCACAATTCGCAATCCGACATTTGCACCTGATATGACTGGTACTTATCAGCTCAGCGTAATTGCAAAAGACTCGCAAGGTCAGAACTCATCACCAATGTTCATAACAGTCTCTGCTGTTCCATCAGCATCTAAGCTGGTCTATACAGCAGGTACGGCCCAGACACTTATTGCTGGTATGGTATCAAATGCAATAACAGTACAGATGCAAGATTCTGCCGGTAACCCAGTTAACGCACCTGCTGGCGGTACAACAGTAAACCTTGATAGCACATCAGGTGGCCAGTTCTCTGCCTCATCATCTCCATTTACTGCAGTTACGTCAGTTACAATACCAGTCGGCTCTAGTTCGATATCATTCTACTTTAAGCACACAGAATCAGGCCATCAAATTATAACTGCATCATCTCCAGGTCTGACATCAGCTTCTACAACATTTACAGTAATAGCACCACTCTCAGTCACACCTGCAATAGCGCCCACTCCTGTTATAGTAGGTACTACAGAAACTCTTTCTGCGAGCATAACTGATCCTAACTGTCCAACATGTAGCCCAACATCATTTTCATATGCATGGTCTCTGGTTTCTAGACCTGCGGGCTCTTTAGCTTCACTTTCAAGTACAACCTTTTTTAGTCCAACATCTATACCAGATGTACCTGGAACTTATGATTTCAGTCTGACTGTTACAGACGGACAGGGTTTTAGCTCAGCACCTAGTGTGCTGCATGTTTTAGCTTCGCCATGTGGTACATGTGTGCCAACTGTTTCACCTACTGCCTCACCAAATCCAGATACAGTAGGTACGGTGGTAAAACTTGATGCAAATCCAGGTGATGCTGGCTGCCCAGCTTGTATTTCATTATTTACATATCACTGGAGTTTGACAAGCCCGCCAAGCTCAACATCTGTACTTTCAGATCCTACTATACGCAATCCAACATTTGCACCTGATACGGCTGGTACTTATCAGCTTAGTGTGACTGCAACAGATTCAGTAGGTCATAGCTCAGTACCAATGTTCATAATAGTTTCAGGTGTTACAGCACCAATACCTCCAACGATTACAGCACCAATCACAGTCACTCCAGGACAATCCTATATCGCCTCGGTCACTGCAAGACCGGGAATGACATATGCTTGGACCATATCTGGAGGAACAATTCCTGGTTCTGCAAATACTCCATCGATAATATTTACTGCAGGTACGACAGGTACCTTGACGCTCTCTGCTACAGAGAAAAATGCAGCAGGTGATACTAGTGCTCCCGGATCGGTCAGTATTGCAGTTGTTGGTAATGATAATGAAAAAGGAAAAACTCTCAAAGCTAATATTTTAAAATATAATTTGGATGTAGACGTCAATGGTATCACAACTGGTAGCAGCTGGTTTCACGAAGTAACAGGCTTGGGTAAAGATACAGATATCACTGAATACAAAGAGGGAGGAAAAAATAATGGTCCTCCAAAGCATACCGGACCTGCAGTTATTACCAAAATAACTCTCAATGGAGAATTTGC
This region includes:
- a CDS encoding phage tail protein, encoding IQVFDSAGNIRFQFGTLGTDIGQFTSPQSIAVDSSNRIIVADTNNNRIQVFSSAGNPLFQFGTSGTGIGQFNHPDGIAVDSSNEIIVADTNNNRIQVFDSAGNVRFQFGTAGTGAGQFTNPQSVTVDSSNEIIVADTNNNRVQVFSSAGNFLFNFGTAGTGDGQFSSPQSVVDSSNEIIVADTNNNRIQVFSSQTPTLTVNPTSGPPGMQVTLNGDGYDPGVQVEIDLIEPNVLVLADTTTDNLGHLTATVVIPANVIAPFSASISAHEIANPSMTASIPFNIILPTIPPSVSITIFPAPAVVGTPETLIASINDPGCPTCTTFSYAWTLVSRPAGSSSALSDPSVSSPSFTPDLPGAYLASLTVTDQLGDVSAQTFLTISASSCGTCVPTVSPTASPNPDTVGTVVNLDANPGDTGCPACIQFFTYQWTLTSPPGSSSVLSNPTIRNPTFAPDMTGTYQLSVIAKDSQGQNSSPMFITVSAVPSASKLVYTAGTAQTLIAGMVSNAITVQMQDSAGNPVNAPAGGTTVNLDSTSGGQFSASSSPFTAVTSVTIPVGSSSISFYFKHTESGHQIITASSPGLTSASTTFTVIAPLSVTPAIAPTPVIVGTTETLSASITDPNCPTCSPTSFSYAWSLVSRPAGSLASLSSTTFFSPTSIPDVPGTYDFSLTVTDGQGFSSAPSVLHVLASPCGTCVPTVSPTASPNPDTVGTVVKLDANPGDAGCPACISLFTYHWSLTSPPSSTSVLSDPTIRNPTFAPDTAGTYQLSVTATDSVGHSSVPMFIIVSGVTAPIPPTITAPITVTPGQSYIASVTARPGMTYAWTISGGTIPGSANTPSIIFTAGTTGTLTLSATEKNAAGDTSAPGSVSIAVVGNDNEKGKTLKANILKYNLDVDVNGITTGSSWFHEVTGLGKDTDITEYKEGGKNNGPPKHTGPAVITKITLNGEFAATTSVPDNYVKNLFKDTKLKNEKNNNPTQLSSNVLNISLDCNSITAGGVTFQRVTDQNNLQGNFVITKFVWSNLLINTDKGKNGLSDWISDVTNGKNIRKNISITLLSSNPNTAGHDYNFHECFPSQFSNPRFDSKASDFGMESITLQHEGASRIK